The genomic interval CTCCTCTGTTTTCAACTGGAAACGGTTAGTTTTGACTCTTGGCGTACATTAGATGAGGTGGAGCTATAGAAGTTTAGATAACTTCCCTCTATTACTAAGAGTGGCCTCTGGGTGCTTCTGAGCTTTGAAAATATTCCCTGGAGGTAAGAGAAAAGAACTGAGCCCAAGAAGGAAGCCACCAAGTAGAAAGGACCATGTTTTCCTCCCTTAACTGAGTGTGTGGGGTGCTCTGACCTCTGGTTGCCTTCCTCATCGGGACACCTTATAATCCTGACCCCATTGTTTTGAGCTGGGCACCCCTGAGTTCCTTTGGTGCATGGTATCCAGTGGAGAACTAGTGTGTTTGGCTAAACCTAGAAAGGTAGGACACTAGATagaaatggtaccaagccatTCAGGCTGGCCACGAGACTGGAACAACCTCCCTTGCCTAGGCCCCTACCCCTGCTGCTTTGTGTTTATCTTGTCCATTGGATGGAAAGTTTCTTacacattgtgattttttttttttgctcttagaGCTATGCCAACCGAATAGCAGCTGTTTTTCACAAATgtgaatagatttttaaaatcagcttctcattattatttattaagaaagagaaagaagaccatATGCTAATGTTTCTTGGTGTATTTGCCTGTCTGTCTTCAGATTTAGTCCCGCAGATAATTTTTGAGCATCTGTTGTACATGAATAACTTTTAATAGATACAGGATATactatggttttttaaaaattctgatgtGTCCATATTAGCAAATCAACAGGATTTCTGGTATTGAAAAGAACCAAGCTCATTTTATTACCCTTTGTAACTTCTAGATCTTGTGTGGCAAATCTGAGAACGCTAGGCTGGTAGTGCAAATCGACAACGCCAAGCTGGCCTCTGATGACTTCAGGACCAAGTGAGTGGGCGGATGGTGGAAGGGGCAGGCATTGTTGCTTGTGTCTTccatctcctgtctccttccccttAGTTTGTTGTCCAAACAGGCAAATACTGACCAAGATTTCCCCTAGGCCTTTCCCTTAGATCCaagctccctcctcttccccactgTAGATTGGTGTTTCCACGCCAAACCTCAACTCCACTGAACTGTGTGCATGGTCTCCTACTGTGCACAGAACTCAATGAGAATGTGGGAGGTGCATTCCTTCTGGAAGCCTGGAAATTTACAAGTTCTTATCTCCTTAGATTCATTGGCTTTGTGAAAGCAATTGCGGTGCTTTTCCCTTCAGGAACTACTGCTTACTTAAGTGGAAGGAGATGGTTGTAAAAATTAGTATCCTTAATTCCTAGTTAgccaacaaaccaaaccaaaccaaaccaaaccaaaccaaaccaaaccaaaccaaaccaaaccaaaccaaagcagagTTGAGGCCAGGCATATTTCTGCCCAGTCTGTCCCTAATGCTCCCGTAATTGCAGGTATGAGACAGAGCTGTCCCTGCGGCAGCTGGTGGAGTCGGACATCAATGGCCTGCGCAGGATCCTGGACGAGCTGACCCTGTGCAAGTCTGACCTGGAGGCACAGGTGGAGTCCCTGAAGGAGGAGCTGCTGTGTCTCAAGCAAAACCATGAGCAGGTGAAGTTTCCCAAAGTGAAGTGCACGGTGGAACTGGCTAGGACATGTTTCTGACTGCCACAGGCTGTGGGAGGGGCTGTGGGTTGAACCTCAATTAGCCCAGAAAGCTGTTCTCTAAACAAAAAAGGTTTTGTAGAGAATGagtaatcttaaaaaaaaaatcgtgaTAGGAGATTAGGATTTTCTGCTAGAGCCAGGAACAAGAATAAAGGAAGTTGGCCAGCTCAGTCAGGACCGAGGAAAGGTCAGAGTCAAGGCAGCACCTGTAGCCTCTGTCACTCCCAGGTGAGAGCGTATGTGGATGCCACTAAGATTCTCTGTTTTGTAACTTAGGGCCACCCAACAAGAGGGctgagctggcctcaaaccacaGCTCTTCATTCCCATCCAAAACCCTTTCTGCTCTTTGTGTTGCTTGGCAGAAACATGGAGTAAAGTGCTCCCCAGTACACACCGGTCGctggcacacaggaagcaaaTATGTGCAAAGTATAAATCCGGGAACCTGCATGTGGTGACAGCTAACACTCACCAAGAGCTTGTCATGCACCGAATTTGTACATGCACTGAGAGCCTCTGAAgtcattctttctttcaaaaaaagaTGAAGAGTTTATAAAgattctagaacagtggttcccaacctgtgggttgtgacccctttggggagggTCGAAGGATGTTTCACAGGGGTCatttgtatatcagatatttatatttcaattcataacagtaacaaaatcacagttatgaagtagcaacaaaaatgattttatggttggggggtcaccacagcatgaggaattgtattgAAGGGTCTCAGCAGTAAGACAGTTAGGAACAACTGCTCTAGAAGCTTCTAGAAGTTATATGGGAGTAGTAAAGAAGAGATACAGGTTAAATCTGTTTCGTGGCTCTGCAAGGTCGGGACCAAGTTCTGTTGGCTCCATGAAGAGATGagtagaaaaatgtatagatgGTCACTTCCTTCTGAAAAATTCACACTGGCAGGACAACACATTGCGAGTTAAGGCTCTTTTATCCAAGGTTGACAGGTTTTGAAgcaaatattctatattttctttgtagttaGACTTTGTCTATGGTTAGAAGATTAAAAATTTAAGGAGACAGTGAGATATTCTAGCAAGACTTGGGACCTGGGCTTTTATGGAGTAGAATTTAAATGGTTTTCAGAGCTATGTCTCAGCTCTGATGTGAAATGACCACATCCTTTTAGACAAGAAGTGTTATGTTGAGTATGAAGGGCAGAAAAAGAATCAACCAATCACTGGCAATAGagaaaaggatgctgggaaggaagggagtggagattGGGTAACTGACCATAGGGAAAAGGATGTGGGGACGGAAAGGAACTGAGCTTACAGAATGATCACATGCACCAGCAGTCCAACTGCATTCTCTCAAGGAGAGCATCAAGACCCTTTCTGATATTATGAatttttccctttcccccaccaGGAAGTCAACACCCTGCGCTGCCAGCTTGGAGACCGCCTCAACGTGGAGGTGGACGCTGCTCCCACTGTGGACCTGAACCGTGTGCTCAATGAGACCAGGTGTCAGTACGAGGCCCTGGTGGAAACCAACCGCAGAGAAGTGGAGGAATGGTTCACCACACAGGTGGGCATCTGAGCTCATGGTCACCCAGGAACTGAGTCCCCCAGGACTCTAAGGCAGGGTctgacctgtctctgcctttgcctctcacaGACCGAGGAGCTGAACAAGCAGGTGGTGtccagctcagagcagctgcagtcCTGCCAGGCAGAGATCATCGAGCTGAGACGCACAGTCAACACCTTGGAGATCGAGCTGCAGGCCCAGCACAACCTGGTGTGTAGTGTCCAGACCTGCTGCTGAGCAGTATGgagtcgggaggcagagtcacTGGGATGCCCCTGGGGCCACTCTCTCTTCCTAGCTCTTGAAGGCTGTGACTCCCTTGGAGGGCTATGCAGGAACCTTTAGAGGGGACAGCTGTGTGATAGTCTCTAtcttctccccccctcctccccacagagaaactctctggaAAACACCCTGACAGAGAGCGAGGCTCGCTACAGCTCCCAGCTGTCCCAGGTGCAGTGCCTGATCACCAACGTGGAGTCCCAGCTTGGTGAGATCCGGGCTGACCTGGAGCGTCAGAACCAGGAGTACCAGGTGCTGCTGGACATCCGGGCCAGGCTGGAGTGTGAGATCAACACGTACAGGGGCCTGCTGGAGAGCGAGGACTGCAAGTGAGTATGGGCTGAAAGGCTCTTCCAGGGGTGAGTTGTTTTCTTGGTTAAAATGAATGTATCCCTTCAAACATCTGCTTGCACACATACAAAGGCATGTCTGGATACTCTTCTGACTCTTTTCAGTGTCTTCCCATGTGCTTAATGCACCCTGCTCTAGCTTGCTCCaatggttttctttctccaggCTCCCATGCAATCCCTGCGCCACAACCAACGCATGTGACAAGCCCATTGGGCCCTGCGTCTCTAACCCCTGTGTCACAAGGCCTAGGTGTGGGCCTTGCAACAGTTTCGTGCGTTAGAGTTACCATTGCCAGAAGGGGGACAAAGATACCAGTTACAACTTAATTCCGGCTCATCCTAAGACCTCAAAAAGCAATCACACCAGACAAAGACAGACTGGTTCCTGGGGTCAGCTGCAGACTGCAGAGCACTTCCTGGCTTGATCCTTGAGCACAGGAGATGCGAAGTCTGTCTTTTAAGGAATCTACAATAGGATCAAAGACTGTCTACCATCACAAGGCTGTGTCTACATACCCAATGTTATACTTTAATGAAACTTATTGGAATGTGACTTGAAAATATTCAATTGAGTGTGGGTGAGTTGGTAGCCATGCTTGTGAAACAGAACATAAGTGGACTTAATGTTTTTTTGTCCCACTTTTGTCTTTGTAGTTGCAATACAAATCCTTTGTTTGTCCTCCCAATAAACTCTATTCTGGCATGGAAATCCCAATTGTCTGTTTTGCTCAACATTAACCAGTGTTTCCCCATTATATGAAAAGTTCATTCACCCCTCTGCCCTGTGTGTAGCCTGTGGTTTCTGTCAAGGGAAAAGACTCTTTTAGATGTCACCCATTGACCAGAATCAGCAccaagagaacagaaagaggaggTGGGTCCAGATCTGGGTGGTGTCAGTGACTGTGGTCCAGGTTGGTTTCACCAGTAGATAACATCTGTGTTGAGACTTAAAAATAGTGAAGAAACATCGAGAGGGGAAGAACATTCCAGGAAGAGGCACCAGCAAGTcaagagagagaacaaagctgCACCTGTGGAGCATGAAGGGGCCAGCGTGACAGCAGTGATGGGCAGCAATGGGCAGAGTGGGAAGTGGCTGGGGGTGGGCAGGGCTCACTGGTTCTGGGGAGGAACtgattctatctatctatctatctatctatctatctatctatctatctatctactacctgtctatctactatctatctctctatcatctatttttgtgttttgtgtgtgtgtattcatgcatatgcatattttttaactttctttttttcctctttatttatttatttattttatttattaaggatttctgcctcctccccgccatcgcctcccatttccctccccctcccccagtcaacacccctctccctcatcagcttgaagagcaatcagggttccctgacctgtgggaagtccaaggaccgcccacctccattcaggtctagtaagatgaacatccaaactgcctagactcccccaaagtttgcgtacaaattggcgtacaaatggatggaaatagaaaacactatcctgagtgaggtaagccagacccaaaaagaggaacatgggatgtactcactcatatttggtttctagccataaataaaggacagtgagcttataattcgcaatcctagagaagctaaataagaaggtgaatccaaatacaaacatataggcatcctcctgaatattaaccttcatcaggcgatgaaaggagacagagacagagacccgcatatgcatatttttatgaAAGCCAGAAGTTGATACTGGACATCTTCCTCTGTCAGTGTCCACCTTGTCGAGACAAGATC from Microtus ochrogaster isolate Prairie Vole_2 unplaced genomic scaffold, MicOch1.0 UNK31, whole genome shotgun sequence carries:
- the LOC101990391 gene encoding keratin, type I cuticular Ha3-I; protein product: MPYNCCLPALSCRTSCSSRPCIPNSCHSCTLPGACNIPANIGNCNWFCEGSFNGNEKETMQFLNDRLASYLEKVRQLERENAELESRIQERNQQQDPLVCPAYQAYFRTIEELQQKILCGKSENARLVVQIDNAKLASDDFRTKYETELSLRQLVESDINGLRRILDELTLCKSDLEAQVESLKEELLCLKQNHEQEVNTLRCQLGDRLNVEVDAAPTVDLNRVLNETRCQYEALVETNRREVEEWFTTQTEELNKQVVSSSEQLQSCQAEIIELRRTVNTLEIELQAQHNLRNSLENTLTESEARYSSQLSQVQCLITNVESQLGEIRADLERQNQEYQVLLDIRARLECEINTYRGLLESEDCKLPCNPCATTNACDKPIGPCVSNPCVTRPRCGPCNSFVR